One window from the genome of bacterium encodes:
- a CDS encoding metal ABC transporter ATP-binding protein: MNTNSIINLTDVSFRYGATTALAHVSLELEAGAFVGLIGPNGGGKSTLLRLILGLEVPDSGSVRVFGENPLTGYNWRRKVGHVPQQREFTSRFPVSAEQVVSMGLLARGLPDYSQGELMDKTNHALERVGMSAHAKKAWWKLSGGQKQRILIARAMVHEPELLLLDEPTVGVDAEGQDQLNSWLLEWRKERNLTVVLVSHDIGAVSPICDRLACLNQQLHFHDRPENLSSEDIERAYGCPAKLVFHDHSMPHMVVGKHEH; this comes from the coding sequence TTGAACACGAATTCGATAATCAATCTTACTGATGTCTCGTTCCGCTACGGCGCCACAACGGCTCTTGCGCATGTCTCGCTCGAGCTGGAAGCCGGCGCATTTGTAGGCCTCATCGGGCCGAACGGCGGAGGTAAATCCACGTTGTTGCGGCTTATCCTCGGTTTGGAAGTCCCTGACTCGGGCAGCGTGCGAGTCTTCGGTGAAAACCCGCTTACAGGTTACAACTGGCGTCGAAAAGTCGGGCATGTGCCGCAACAGAGAGAGTTCACCTCGCGGTTCCCTGTTTCCGCCGAACAGGTAGTCAGCATGGGTTTGTTGGCTCGCGGTCTGCCTGATTATTCGCAAGGCGAGCTGATGGACAAAACGAATCATGCACTCGAGCGTGTTGGCATGAGTGCTCATGCGAAAAAAGCATGGTGGAAGCTCTCCGGCGGGCAGAAGCAGCGAATCCTCATCGCGCGGGCGATGGTCCACGAACCTGAGTTGCTTTTGCTCGATGAGCCGACGGTCGGCGTCGATGCGGAAGGTCAGGATCAGCTCAACTCGTGGCTTCTGGAATGGCGGAAGGAACGCAATCTGACGGTCGTGCTGGTCTCACACGATATCGGTGCGGTCTCGCCGATATGCGATCGCCTTGCCTGCTTGAACCAGCAACTGCATTTCCACGACAGGCCCGAGAATCTGTCCAGTGAGGATATCGAAAGAGCCTATGGCTGTCCGGCGAAGCTCGTCTTCCAT